One Microbacterium esteraromaticum genomic window carries:
- a CDS encoding type 1 glutamine amidotransferase domain-containing protein, with amino-acid sequence MSNTLSGVRVAILAEDLYEDSELWYPYYRLIEEGAEVTIVGSGRQETFKGKLGMPVKADVSIDDVTADQFDGVIVPGGFSPDYMRRKPPMIDFIREIGEAGKPVGAICHGAWALTSARLVRGRNIACYFSIRDDIEGAGGTFVDEAVVVDGNIITSRIPDDLPSFMPPIIAALAAAKSS; translated from the coding sequence ATGAGCAACACACTCAGCGGAGTCCGCGTGGCCATTCTCGCGGAGGACCTCTACGAGGATTCGGAGCTGTGGTATCCGTACTACCGCCTGATCGAGGAGGGCGCAGAGGTCACCATCGTCGGCAGCGGACGGCAGGAGACCTTCAAGGGCAAGCTCGGCATGCCTGTCAAGGCGGATGTCTCGATCGACGATGTCACCGCCGATCAGTTCGACGGAGTGATCGTCCCGGGCGGGTTCTCGCCGGACTACATGCGCCGCAAGCCTCCGATGATCGATTTCATCCGAGAGATCGGGGAAGCGGGCAAGCCCGTCGGAGCGATCTGCCACGGCGCCTGGGCCCTCACCTCAGCCCGCCTCGTGCGTGGTCGCAACATCGCCTGCTACTTCTCCATCCGCGATGACATCGAGGGCGCCGGCGGGACGTTCGTCGACGAGGCGGTGGTGGTGGACGGCAACATCATCACCTCCCGGATCCCGGACGATCTCCCATCCTTCATGCCCCCGATCATCGCGGCGCTCGCGGCGGCGAAGTCGTCTTGA
- a CDS encoding NAD(P)/FAD-dependent oxidoreductase — MNGSQSGADVIIVGAGIVGVTAAYDLAAEGHSVRLIDKGPVSDLQSSRNWGFIRRQGCDISEMPLAAMSSKIWDDIRDDIGASSTVVKSGLVYLSPDQENLDKYRGWMRETRADQAFGTELLSPEDVRSLLPSLTGEWAGGLMTPTDGHADPGVATREIAAAAARRGVTIETGVTVTGIRVSAGRVTGVDTTAGPRHAARVIVAAGAWSGRLTRPLGVKIPVRWIRATAARTNPVAHVTDLAVHVPSVGFSQTSDGSVIFGSAAWSDYDLAIDTLGDLRLFLPNFFRNRKMIQLHLNEVAFQDLGRRLTGATRGAALFDWRRMDDPPANRRKIEMAHRNLMSLVPEWRGSRIARMWGGTVDVTPDALPVISAVPRIEGLILATGLSSHGFGIGPGVAKVAAELATDRAPSIDIADFRVSRFDEGPIQAHAHL; from the coding sequence ATGAACGGGTCGCAGTCCGGCGCCGACGTGATCATCGTCGGCGCGGGGATCGTCGGGGTCACCGCCGCCTATGATCTGGCGGCCGAAGGCCATTCAGTGCGTCTGATCGACAAGGGTCCCGTATCGGACCTGCAGTCGAGCAGGAACTGGGGGTTCATCCGCCGTCAGGGGTGTGACATCTCTGAGATGCCCCTCGCGGCGATGTCATCGAAGATCTGGGACGACATCCGCGATGACATCGGCGCGTCCTCGACTGTCGTGAAGTCCGGCCTGGTCTACCTCTCGCCGGACCAGGAGAACCTCGACAAGTATCGGGGGTGGATGCGCGAGACCCGCGCAGACCAGGCGTTCGGAACCGAGCTGCTGAGCCCCGAGGACGTGCGCTCGCTCCTGCCTTCGCTGACCGGCGAGTGGGCAGGCGGATTGATGACGCCGACCGACGGCCACGCCGATCCGGGCGTCGCAACTCGAGAGATCGCGGCTGCGGCGGCCCGAAGAGGCGTCACGATCGAGACCGGTGTGACGGTGACGGGCATCCGTGTCTCGGCAGGTCGAGTGACCGGTGTCGACACGACAGCCGGACCTCGGCACGCGGCGCGCGTCATCGTTGCGGCCGGTGCGTGGTCGGGAAGGCTGACGCGGCCCCTCGGCGTGAAGATACCCGTCCGCTGGATCCGCGCTACTGCTGCCAGGACCAATCCGGTGGCCCATGTCACCGACCTGGCCGTGCACGTCCCGTCCGTGGGGTTCAGCCAGACATCCGACGGCTCGGTGATCTTCGGCAGCGCCGCCTGGAGCGACTACGATCTCGCGATCGACACGCTTGGTGACCTCCGTCTGTTCCTGCCGAACTTCTTCAGGAACCGGAAGATGATCCAGCTTCACCTCAACGAGGTGGCGTTCCAGGATCTCGGAAGACGCCTCACCGGGGCGACACGGGGCGCGGCGCTGTTCGACTGGCGACGGATGGATGATCCACCGGCCAACCGCCGGAAGATCGAGATGGCGCACCGGAACCTCATGTCGTTGGTGCCGGAATGGCGCGGGTCGCGTATCGCGCGGATGTGGGGCGGCACCGTCGACGTCACACCCGATGCGCTGCCCGTGATTTCCGCTGTTCCCCGGATCGAGGGGCTGATCCTCGCTACGGGCCTCAGCAGCCACGGGTTCGGCATCGGTCCCGGCGTCGCCAAGGTCGCCGCGGAGCTGGCCACGGATCGAGCACCGTCGATCGACATAGCCGACTTCCGGGTGTCGAGGTTCGACGAGGGTCCGATTCAGGCGCACGCCCATCTCTGA
- a CDS encoding thiamine pyrophosphate-dependent enzyme, translated as MSMTVGRIIVEAIRAEGVDHVFCVPGESYLPVLDAFNDVPGITLVTTHHEEGAGFMADAWARTRGLPGVFMVTRGPGVTHAAIALHAARQDSTPLVLLVGQVPKEDEGRESFQEMDLLALGDLIGKGAVKITEGDRAAEQIQRAFYLARAGRPGPVVVSLPEDVGYDTTETVEVARQRVPRPAASDSDVAEAVDLLRSADAPAFVIGGGCGDERMREDLIALAEASGAVVYCGWRRFDAFPNGHAQFAGNLPWLPEELLAPLRRADLVIGIGTRMGDFSSLGYTVPGAGQRFVQIDLSAESMSPVRNPDLPIVGDAGDTVARLLAALRDAPLASEVLDGRRQSARRAHLAYVASTEPESATGDDFDIPRAIAELRKELSGDAVITSDAGAFASYLNRYYRWERPKTFLGTTSGSMGYAVPSAIGAKFADPARRVLAVAGDGGFAMTMSEVHTAVRLGLDRLVFLVFDNATYGTIRAHQTRVFPGREIGVDQASMDLIAVAEGMGAAAHRVRTNEEFLPALRSALAAGRPAVIQVHTSPSQIGAWS; from the coding sequence ATGAGTATGACCGTAGGCCGGATCATCGTGGAGGCGATCCGCGCAGAAGGCGTGGACCATGTCTTCTGCGTGCCGGGGGAGAGTTACCTGCCCGTGCTCGATGCGTTCAACGACGTGCCGGGGATCACCCTCGTCACCACCCACCATGAGGAGGGTGCGGGATTCATGGCGGACGCGTGGGCCCGAACTCGAGGACTGCCCGGCGTCTTCATGGTGACGAGAGGGCCCGGCGTCACCCATGCGGCGATCGCCCTTCACGCCGCACGACAGGACTCGACACCCCTCGTGCTGTTGGTCGGCCAGGTGCCCAAGGAGGACGAGGGCAGAGAGAGCTTCCAGGAGATGGATCTCCTCGCTCTCGGAGATCTCATCGGCAAGGGTGCCGTGAAGATCACAGAGGGCGACCGCGCAGCGGAGCAGATCCAGCGAGCGTTCTACCTCGCCCGCGCCGGCAGACCGGGCCCGGTCGTGGTGAGCCTTCCAGAGGATGTCGGCTACGACACCACGGAGACCGTGGAGGTCGCTCGACAGCGCGTGCCGCGACCGGCCGCATCCGACTCGGACGTGGCCGAGGCTGTGGACCTGCTTCGTTCGGCGGACGCGCCGGCGTTCGTGATCGGGGGAGGCTGCGGCGATGAACGTATGCGCGAAGACCTCATCGCCCTCGCGGAGGCGAGCGGCGCCGTGGTGTACTGCGGATGGCGCCGATTCGATGCCTTCCCGAATGGGCACGCCCAGTTCGCGGGCAACCTGCCATGGCTGCCGGAGGAGCTTCTGGCGCCACTGAGACGTGCGGACCTCGTCATCGGCATCGGCACCAGGATGGGAGACTTCTCCAGCCTCGGGTACACCGTGCCAGGAGCAGGGCAGCGGTTCGTGCAGATCGACCTGAGCGCCGAGTCGATGTCGCCGGTGCGGAACCCGGATCTGCCCATCGTGGGAGATGCGGGAGACACGGTGGCTCGACTGCTCGCAGCTCTCCGCGATGCGCCGTTGGCATCCGAGGTGCTCGACGGGCGGAGGCAGTCCGCTCGTCGTGCGCATCTCGCGTATGTCGCATCCACTGAGCCGGAATCGGCCACCGGCGATGACTTCGACATTCCGCGTGCCATCGCTGAGCTGCGGAAGGAGCTGTCTGGCGACGCGGTGATCACCTCCGATGCGGGCGCCTTCGCCAGCTACCTCAACCGCTACTACCGCTGGGAGAGGCCGAAGACCTTCCTCGGCACGACGTCGGGGTCGATGGGCTATGCCGTTCCGTCTGCGATCGGTGCGAAGTTCGCCGACCCTGCACGGCGCGTCCTCGCCGTAGCCGGCGATGGCGGCTTCGCCATGACGATGAGCGAGGTGCACACGGCCGTGCGTCTCGGCCTCGATCGCCTTGTGTTCCTCGTGTTCGACAACGCCACGTACGGCACCATCCGGGCACATCAGACCCGGGTCTTTCCCGGGCGTGAGATCGGCGTCGACCAGGCGAGCATGGATCTCATCGCCGTCGCCGAGGGCATGGGGGCAGCGGCGCATCGTGTGCGCACCAACGAGGAGTTCCTTCCTGCGCTGCGCAGCGCTCTTGCGGCCGGACGTCCTGCCGTGATCCAGGTGCACACGTCGCCCTCGCAGATCGGGGCGTGGTCATGA
- a CDS encoding phosphoglycerate dehydrogenase, whose protein sequence is MSASSESAAPRTVLVTWVDFPGEDSPEVRRLQEVGLELRRAPRLRDRSVDEVIRLARGCEAAIVSTDPFPREFFEAVPEMRVISRVGVGSDSIDLKAAEEHGVAVAIARGTNEEAVADHTIGLMLAVLRKIPAMDASVRHEEWRRTEPWLGSDLHGKTVGLLGLGRIARLVAERLAGFGVQIIGYDPYAVPPPAVRAADFDEVISGADILSLHLPLTPETRGCIGRDEIARMRPGAILINTSRGGVVDEAVLSEALREGRITGAGLDVFSEEPPVHSPLLGLTRSTVLTPHIGGLSREAIVDMVAHATDAVVDVMNGRKPRDVVNSPHPPPWEAGLLARADSGGHTERNES, encoded by the coding sequence ATGAGCGCTTCTTCCGAGTCAGCGGCCCCCCGAACCGTCCTCGTCACGTGGGTGGACTTCCCCGGGGAGGACTCTCCGGAAGTACGGCGTCTGCAGGAGGTCGGATTGGAGCTGCGCCGCGCGCCGAGGCTGCGCGACCGCTCCGTCGACGAGGTGATCCGCCTGGCCCGGGGCTGTGAGGCGGCCATCGTGAGCACAGATCCGTTTCCGCGGGAGTTCTTCGAAGCGGTTCCGGAGATGCGCGTGATCAGCCGTGTCGGCGTGGGCAGCGATTCGATAGATCTGAAGGCGGCCGAGGAGCACGGTGTCGCCGTGGCGATAGCGCGCGGCACGAATGAAGAGGCCGTGGCCGACCATACGATCGGGCTCATGCTGGCAGTGCTGCGCAAGATCCCGGCGATGGACGCCTCCGTGCGACACGAGGAGTGGCGCCGTACGGAACCCTGGCTCGGCAGCGACCTGCACGGCAAGACGGTCGGCCTTCTCGGCCTCGGTCGCATCGCACGCCTGGTGGCCGAGCGGCTTGCGGGATTCGGAGTGCAGATCATCGGGTACGACCCGTACGCCGTGCCCCCGCCCGCCGTCAGGGCTGCTGACTTCGACGAGGTGATCAGCGGGGCAGACATCCTCTCGCTTCATCTGCCGCTCACACCGGAGACCCGCGGATGCATCGGGCGGGATGAGATCGCTCGGATGCGGCCGGGAGCGATCCTCATCAACACCTCACGCGGCGGGGTCGTCGACGAGGCGGTGCTCTCGGAGGCCTTGCGCGAGGGGCGCATCACGGGTGCAGGACTCGACGTCTTCAGCGAGGAACCTCCCGTGCACAGCCCACTGCTCGGACTGACGAGATCGACCGTTCTCACCCCGCACATCGGCGGTCTCTCCCGTGAGGCGATCGTCGACATGGTCGCGCACGCCACTGACGCAGTGGTCGACGTCATGAACGGTCGAAAGCCGCGCGACGTCGTCAACAGCCCACACCCGCCGCCCTGGGAAGCAGGCCTGCTCGCACGGGCCGACTCAGGAGGACATACAGAAAGGAACGAATCATGA